TGAAGAATCGAACAGATCCGGTGGATAGATAAGTGTCGGACCTTTTTTTCAATTTCTATTGTCTTGATAGGGGTGTTCGGTTGTCCAGAAAAGCGTGAGATTGAGGCATGGAGGACAAGGACACTCGAAAGGAAGGCAGAACGCAGAGATAACCAAATAGACTGATGAAAACTCTAGAGCCTTGGAGTTTGAAATACCCGAGTAGATTAGGAACACGCGTGGGCAGGCTTTGGAAAAAGAAAGGCCGGTTTGTAAGGTCCGCCTACGTTCTTTGAGTTTCTTCGCGACATCAAATTTCGCGCGTGGAATTCTCTCGGACGAATTGGATCTCCGTCCATGAGATGACTCAATCCAACGGCCTATGCCATCTTCATACTCTAACATTTGTATATTGTAATCTGTTCCGTTGGGGCGGCCGCTTTCTCAGAAAGGAGGCTCTGGAAAAACGAATTAGCCGATTCAAGACGAGACAAATATTCAAAGACTGGTTGTTTACTAATCATCCCGGTTGAGTGGTTGCCCTCCCATCTGCACCCAGCACGTTCCATTTGTGGAATACTAGCGGACACTAGATGAGCCGACTATAGGCAACTACAAGCATTCCTGTTTGCGGTCATCAATGTACATGGAGTCCCATAACCTTACAGACCTTCGTCGGCCCCTGGAGATTTACTGGAGGAACACGGTAGACAGGAGGGTGGATTTGTAAGTCAAGGCCATTTTCAGATCACCATAGCAGATTCCATTAAGACTAGTCGGTTTTGGAGGTTAAGCTACATGTGTTTTGATTCCTTGCCATTTGTACCGAACCTCACTCAAAGCTTGTATGTGCAGCGAGGTGCTCGTCTTCAATACGGCTGAAGATGATAAATATCTTGGCCTCAACTCCCATCCATAAACCTCCGTATACTATAACCATCCTCATTGTCTTCTTCATCGGCATCTTTATTGCATCCTGAACAACTTTGAACCTCACGCAATGTCTTTGAAAAAAGTCACTCTCGTTGGTGTAAGTTCCTACAACAATGTCTCTCGCTGCCACGGCTGCTGATGATAGGTATGGGTGCAGGCTAGTGGTAATATCGGCGCGGCTGTCCTGCCTGAGTTGCTCAAATCTGACCTCGATTTGACCATTCTAAGCCGCGAGGGATCTTCCGCAATCTTCCCCCCGGGTGCTAAAGTTGTCAGAACCGACTACAGTGAGGATTCCCTGATCAAGATCCTTGTTGGCCAAGATGCAGTTGTCAGCATGCTCCCGATTGTGGCTCTTGAAGAGCAGCAGAAAATCGTTGAGGCTGCCATAAAGGCAGGCGTGAAGAGATTTATTCCCAGCGAATATGGATCCGACTCTGCGGTATGGGGTTCCTCTGTGCAGACGAGGCAGCACCAGATGCACGTCCCCTGACTAACATCAACTACAGTCTGATGAAGTTATTGCAGCCGTCCCATTTTTCCAGCCAAAAAAGGCTCACCTTGACTGGCTCGCAAGCAAGGAGGATGTTCTCAGTTGGACCGCCATCATTACTGGGCCTTTCTTTGATTGGGTAAGGCCTCCTAGCTGTATTCATTGATTTCAGCGGCTTTTCAGGGTGTCTAACTGATGACATTGTTGAACTGCTCTAGGGATTAAAACTCGGGATGACAGGCTTCAATCTTGCTACCAAGACTGCCACTCTGGTAGATGGCGGCGAGACTCGATTCACAGCAAGTAACACGGCACAAATAGGGCGGGCTATCGTTGCCGTCCTCAAGCATTCCGACGAGACCAAGAATCAGCTTGTCTTTACCGAATCATTCACAACTACTCAACTCGAGGTTCTTGCCTCTCTTGAGAAAATAACTGGCGAGAAATGGAAAACAGTTGAAGTCAGCTCACAAGCGATCAGGGAAGACGGATTCTCCAAACTTGGAAAAGGGGAGATCATGGAAGGTGGCGCGGCCGTGATCATGGCGTTGGTGCTCGGGGAAGGCGGACTTGAAGACCATACGCACGTCAAGGGTGGTATTTGGAACGACCGCTTAGGTTTGAAGACTGAGAGCATCGATGAGACTGTCAAGTCTGTGCTTAGTCTGTGATGTTGATTTGAGAGGGGGTACAATTGCACTGTAACCCCAGTCGCTCTCAAATCTACTGTTGAATAAAACAGTGCCCATTTACCTTGTAGCTGTCTACTTTATTTCAAGCAATCAATTCAATCCTCAAATTTGTGTCTCTTAATCGCGGTGCATCTCAGGTGCCTTGAAAAGAGACGGCGTTGCTAGGTCCGTACAGTTCTATCCAATGCAAAACAGGAACTGAAATCCATAACCTTTTTTACTCTACAAAGTTGATCATCAACGTCAGATGCAGAATCCCCTTGTTATGCTTTACATTCGAACTTAAGTCTGCTTCCGAAGTGCTCCAGAAGAGAACCCCCTAAGCAATTATGCTCGACTGAAGCAGGCTGCCAAATTGGAGGGATGCGACAATCGGTCCATCGATCAACCGATGCCGGCTTGCATCACGTCTTCAACGATACCCCTTTTGTGACCTACGTTCATAACGCTTCAATAGCCATGAGTATCTCATCTTCTTGAAATTCAGACAAGATAACTCCAGTTACTACGGCGGGCTCGAGCCTCTTTTCATCCCACAGACGGCAAACCCACGTCACCGGGAACCTAGTGCAAGTACCTTATACAATGAGACTAACCTCATCTAAAGATGTCTAGAGCAACATGAAATTCTAGTTTACGAGGGGAAAAGGCCCTCTAGTTTTGATACGTCAATCCATTGCAGGCCGGCCTAGCAGTTCAGACCAGTCCTCTCCCTTGATGTAATTCGCAATCGTGGTCAGCTCTCCCTTGAGGCCAAGCTGAATAATGATGACAGTTAGCTTCGTCTCGTTCGGGAATCTTAACCATAGTGCACCTACTTGCTCCGGGTATATAACCGACGGATCATTTCCCCAGTACCCAAACTCCATAGAGTATGCGTGCATCTCCCCAATTTCGAGGCCAAAGCCTCCCGGAGCAAGCTTATCCATATCATCCATGGTAATGGATTCAAATACTGCCGGGACTCCGGTCATCCTACCCCACAGGCTCACATAGTCTGGCCAAGTCAGAAACTCAGAGTAAGCCAGCAAATGCGTGCCTGGCGAAGCCTGAGCTAGTGCCTTGACGTATTTTCCTGTTTCATGAACGAGAACATGTGGAATTGGATATTTGAGTTCTCCTGGCATACGGAGGACCATCGTGCCGTCTCGCCGCTGAAGGCGAAAATTGCTTATCAGCTAAGGAACCCAAATCAAAGAGCACGCACATATCCAAATGCACGCACCTTCACCCATGGAATGTTAACGGGACCAAACTTCCAATTGGTCATGAAGAGGCCTAATTGCAGCATGGACGTCTTTTTGTACAAATCAGGAAAATGGATCCGTACGTGATCAGCCACAGCAGCCTTGGAATCGAAGTGGTAGACATTCTGGAATTTTCCACCAGACCATTTTCGAGTTGCTGAGAGTGTTGACCAGATGAATAGTTGAAGCGAGTCTAGCTTGGCAACGGCCTCTACCAAGTTTTTTCCTTGCTGAACCTCAAGTTCGTAGGCCCATTCAAGGACAGACTGTCCTGGTTTCAATTGCGGATTCGAGGTCAGTGCCAACATAAAGGGAAATACGGTGTTTCCGAAGACAATATTGGCGCCTTGAAGAGCAGCTTTCAGAGACTCTGCATCGTCCAAGTCGCCTTCAACGATTTCGACGCCTTTAGCAGCCAGCGCCAAGCTAGCTGGCTTGGTTGCATCTCGAGTGATTCCACGAACCCTCCATCCAGCTTCTTTGAGGTATGTCTCTGCGACAGAGCGCCCCTTTGTACTCGTAGTATGGTCAGAACTCGCTCGTAGAAACAGAAGAACATCTCAAGTTGCCCACCTGGTTGCCGGTCACGCCACAAACAACTATTAACTTTGTCATTTTTGAAATTTTGAGACTTCGATGGTGTTGATGCCTATTACCTGGAACTCTGGATCAGAATGTTTTAGTCTTGAATGAGATGGCGCAAAATCATCATCTTCAGCCTGAATAATAAGTCTTCCCGAGTCTCCATTGCGACCCCTTCAAAAGGCTGGTAACCACTGAACTGGTTTCATGGCTTCGATCGGACGAACACTAGATCCCGCGACTCAACTAAACCGCTTCCTCGTTCCATCGGCGCTGGATTGAGCCGAGTTGGAGTGACGTTTTAATTCGGATTTGTCAGATAGTCGGGTACTAGAGATGCCCCGACAAAACGTCACCGATAATTAAAGATTGGTAATCGCCACCGGAGTGCGGACGCTAGGGCCTTACTTCGCATTCCAGACTTCACCGTCGATCTCATACCTTAGCTAGATACGTGTGCGCCTCTTCTCTACGGTCGAACCAAAGACTTAGGTTTCGGCCAAAGCCGTTGCAAGTGGTCAAGTCGCAGATAGTCAGACTGATGTTTATCTCGTCTGGAATCTTGACTTGCGCGACAACCACATAACGACGTATCATACACGTATTGGTGCTTGTGATTGATTAAAGATGACCACGTGCAACCCATCTGATTTTCTCTGTCCCTCGCCGCCTGCAAATTACCTTACAAACATCGCATTCAAACCGCATCACGCCCTCAACACCACAGACGCAATGATCAAATCAGATATGTCAGATAAAAGGCGAAAGGGTCACTAGTTCTTCAATCTTGTTCAAGGTCTCTGTGAATTTCTCTCAAACGGAACGTTCAATATGACAAGGAcgaaaggaattattattaagtcatTGATCAGATTAACCTTTGGTCGGTCGCCTGGTGGGAGATATCGATGTATGTTCAATCTCTGTTCAAGGCTGTCAGTTCGAAGTAATTCATGTCCACGCCTCGTGCCCACCATTGAAAGTATTAGCATCACACAGTCTCAATTGAAAAAGCTTTGAATGGTTCTGAGAGATATTTACCCCAGCCTCAGAGAAGTTAAACCTTGGCATGTCATTTCTTGGGGACTCAGGGAGAGTTTGAGATTGCACAAGTCTTTGCATCGACTTTCAACAACCACTTAGCTTccgaaataagtagaagatTATGTGTTAATATTTCAGCAATAGGCCTAAATTATTTAGATtcaattataataaagcagCCACTGTCAGAACTGCTGATATTGAGTctcctctttatatatacacGGTATGAAATACCGGAACCCATCATACTGTTTAAGACGAGGCACGTCAGCTTTAACGAAACAAACTACGAAAAGCTTAACTACTGAACCATTTTGATCATATAGCGCACGCGCCAAAAAGAGCCTTGTGTAGGCTATAGAAAACCATGGTTTAGTTACAAAAGTTGAAAATTTCACTAGCAATGCGCTAAATagcgcttatacctatataaataaatcaaatataaggttcgtatttaattatttagcttatttctcgtgctatatttaattatttaataattaattaatagatttaactGATTTCTTAATCgggaattaaataaagctattacgaaagtccttataatactaatttatagactttaccTCGATTAGCTTTTCtgattaaaaaattaacttcttatttctatagtactattataaagctagtttttaaaatattaaacctcttttaatataaaagatcttattaataatcgctataaagttaaagttaactttataaggctAAATATCCTCTCGtagtctattactattataaggattataaaaatattaagtataagcttacttaatgttaaataggttagttaataattaatctattattaaattaagttaaggaccggctaagggataatctataaataatattaattaagcttaggtacgtagttaattattatatttattatttaaaatattaattattattagtattacgagttttttataatactctttaaaattataagggtattaaaagtagcttataactattataataaaggaggaGGACTTATTATCTcgtctatatactatttctattaataattataaagtccctttttcgtattaaatagctaatagctttacttaggtatatcctacctcttttctagctattttaatccttatttaaagtaaaaaataattattataatatagagcggagagttacttaacttaatataatacttattaaggacttactaagtattaataactaatagttagaaatatccttataaattaaaattattactaagaagtAGCTTTACCCGCTCCCTAAGTATgtacttaaactaaatataacgagggatattacttaaggttagaagttaaaaaagaagttaagatataaattaacgataagctaattattaataaagtagtattacttacgttaattataattataacgctacgatttaaaaagctataagatttatctcttttttaaaaagtttattatataacttcttttacTCCTCGagatagttaataaaatacttgaaacttattattactttttataaacggctaTAATTATCTCTTTTACCTTAGccctagtattttattatttaaaaataaaatagcttaagtattacttttagcttagctagtagctactagttattattattaaaaacgtcttTAATAAGGATCCGTTATTTTAGATCCTTATGAGCTCGATTAGTTACTAAGaaagtataaatttactttctcttttataaaaagtactatattataaaatatatcgaattctattttatattattattaagtattagtataagctcttataacgactctttaaaaagagtaaatatattattcttatcggtcttattactaacctcaAAGAaggccttatattattaaagtaataagtaaataaatttaacgacgttctaaagcttattaatagggccccttatatactaaaagttaagatctttttaaaattacttagtattaattaatatatctaatttttacttaaatacctttttattattactaaataaaaaggccttattaacgaggttaagaatataaccgtagtactttattttttaattaagaatatcttcttaagtataagtataagataatataggatataagtaacctaagtaagtattattatttaaagtattattataaataactactctaacttagttacctaattcctagttatttattactaattttatagtctaggtaatattagccttattataggtactatactattattatagaataataaagtattatatctattacttagtatagtttaaaaaataaataaaaacggtaataatagtattccgTATTAgcgaggtttataaattgaataataaataaacttttattattaacctctagatctttaccctaattatatcttttttcttagtaaagatcttacttagctccttttttatatttctatataataataaaagttcgttaataatattataatctaactaATAGAGGAGGGCTTAGaagtaaggattataaaaagttataaataggctattattattaataatatacctaattattagtatccctattataaggtaattagttcgaaccgtagttaacgaagagattaattaaactatataaatatctacgtaataagtataaaaaagaggttctaactataagttaagctagctataataatcgtaaatagggcccctaattagcccctaaatagtcggctatataccgcggttaaattagacttctaatctaatattaactttctcttttttttattaatttaactactataattagaggtatgattcgacctcgggcccgtttattatattatctccttttcctccttttctttactctttttatataacctattcctctattcgtatagtaacttttctgctacttacgaattattctaatcccttatttagtactacttttacaaAAGCGTTTatgaggttatttttattattaattgaACGAATTTTgaatatctcgcgccttttatataattatttaagggctataatattaattataagcctcttttttttttttttttttaatttaataaggtatttatatagcgagtaggaatcggtataaataaccgttagaataagtaaaaggctaattcgattagtaatcttttttaatattattaaaatcgcgtaagagaggttaatattattaattatattataaacctctaacgctaatatacttcttattacccacttatttttagttaataagtagtggattatattactatatatagtaaattcgctcttacttatactctcattagctaggataataatataccctaattataaaataaggtcgttattattcgtaaataacctattaataaagatatagagcttattaattataaggtcaattaggtagtaaacgaaacctcgatcgagatttgtttattattatttaagctacttattaagtaccttaacgtctcgtttagttagatttatagtttatactaccttagcgtaattaaaaattaccttaggttaataaatatttataatatatacccctcgcacaagcttagccttataccgctttttaatattaattatatttaaattaataaggttaattttctcactttaccccttttattaaaaaacaatagtttcctttttaattataaaaatcccgccgttaaatactaagggggtatttattataaggatcttttttagctttattacgaagcccgctttttaaagctccttatcctccttttttataaagttaatattaaataggcttaatatatcgttagtttatattttaacgatcctaaattagttaccttcgtactctgtaactaataagtacgggttatatatagaagtaattattaataattaattaatataaaaatcgtagtaagtagcttattaataagtacccgattctataagcctatatagtagcttaagtactttaataatcgtgctttttaagtacttattagctattttttttagtaaataagctaggattttctttataagccctgtggctaattaagtataggcctaggtaatattacggctctaaatctcgtatccctttttttatagtaatactattaatactattattaattattagctatagcgctatatagtaagtaattatgtaaatagcgtcgcttttttaatattattatattcctaaattacgtatttagattttttatatagctagggtattcctttctttttaatcttataaactattcgtaatttaaatatatagaggtttatatatttttttaggttatataggataaactaatagacccctcgattataaagagtatttattttaataagatctaatcccttatacggccttttaatagttataattatgccttttttacgtagtttaaccgctagtttaaaatcggctttcttttttattatataaaaagtattaattacctcgttattagtaataaattactacgttagggcttactatcgtgGTCTTCCGTAATatctcgctagtaatattagtacccttttagtaatttccttttcctcgtcgtctattagtattattataacgattttattaaggataatttcttatacttttactacgggttatatagtttcccctagctcttcttctttttataagttagaaattactttattaagatttatatagtacggtttaactaccgtaattaatattttaaataactagttataattttttataactatataagagtacttattaataaaaattcatttatatagcctagcttattattaagtaatttcgcgctatacttatatatctaaatttagtaatatatttaaattaccccttatattaagcctattgcgcgtagtaattactttattaatttacttttttatacttacctcgcgcagtacttatattacttttttaattacttaggctcgttagcttatgcttagtaacggtagcgaggctaaggtcgttcttaaatatattctaaatactaatagtattagtataagtccgttaggccctataatattattatagtatttaagtattatttagaggcattcgtcgttagtaaaatccggatttttctttttaataattctaaacgccctttttaattactaatataccctttttacttttttaatattataatacgctttaataagtacgacttttagttatatactataggccgttatattattcctaaactttactaacttaaagctagtactagcgtcggttttaatactatccaacggtccttagtatatatcgatctagctttttcgtagggctacttatactatttttatttataaatcctagaggaattaccctacttaaaaggatatagctacgttaattatatatagtactagccgactatttaagtagaaaatattaataacgatttcttagttaaagttaagcttattacgcaatttaaacttaaatttgcgtaggctctgcgtatttatttagtattagtaatatatttttattaactactctagcgcccctattttaatattattattacttaattactttaggaagttatatagcctcgtaaccgataggtacccgaatctttagtatagtttttcaagcttacttttcgttaagtaattaattaatttcgtattattaataagctttataaacgcatgcccctatcgtcgttcgattatctcgaagtacttattactagagattctattttttatattattgaatataatacttagtcgatttatattttttaaatataagagaaatggggtattaataagtaaaatataaaaagttatcgttttaaagtacgtctttatttttactatacttaaagtaacgatttccttacctaagctaaaactaatcctcgtaataccc
This is a stretch of genomic DNA from Colletotrichum lupini chromosome 10, complete sequence. It encodes these proteins:
- a CDS encoding isoflavone reductase produces the protein MSLKKVTLVGVWVQASGNIGAAVLPELLKSDLDLTILSREGSSAIFPPGAKVVRTDYSEDSLIKILVGQDAVVSMLPIVALEEQQKIVEAAIKAGVKRFIPSEYGSDSASDEVIAAVPFFQPKKAHLDWLASKEDVLSWTAIITGPFFDWGLKLGMTGFNLATKTATLVDGGETRFTASNTAQIGRAIVAVLKHSDETKNQLVFTESFTTTQLEVLASLEKITGEKWKTVEVSSQAIREDGFSKLGKGEIMEGGAAVIMALVLGEGGLEDHTHVKGGIWNDRLGLKTESIDETVKSVLSL